Proteins encoded together in one Deinococcus aerius window:
- a CDS encoding D-alanyl-D-alanine carboxypeptidase/D-alanyl-D-alanine-endopeptidase produces MRRPLLLCLAGLLLAAGLPGSRATPSAPSVTLRHAPDLSPGVRRALAGLPPGVRVGLLVGDLTTGERLEARGADLPLIPASTLKLVMAASVLVDRGGAGWWSTELTVPAAEVGRARVSHLTLRGGADPTLSVASGPNSLRSLAKQAYARGVREVGGVRLDETGLDAGTWRGLALGVPMTPLRLADWHNRPPLSAGEARARVGAALITELRRAGIRVLSGAVGTASPFRPYIPPPRSDERGRPLPPDPFVPVPRRPEQGVASVRSASPSSVLAATLRPSDNLRAEELLATLAVRPVGNGTLGGALSRERAALRRFGVDLTGVRLADGSGLSRENRLTPRALVELLGVMYHLPYPQGQPGAELPDATYRARRNAFAEALPQAGTGENVPGHGGRGGTLALRLRGSGLDVRAKTGTLPGVSALAGYVTGRSGHTLAFALLMNGPEDSPILTLREVQDRVVRAVAAAH; encoded by the coding sequence GTGCGCCGCCCGCTGCTGCTCTGCCTCGCCGGCCTGCTCCTGGCGGCGGGCCTGCCGGGGTCGCGGGCCACGCCGTCCGCCCCGAGTGTCACCCTGCGGCACGCCCCCGACCTGAGCCCCGGCGTGCGGCGGGCGCTGGCGGGGCTGCCGCCCGGCGTGCGGGTCGGCCTGCTCGTGGGCGACCTCACCACGGGCGAGCGGCTGGAGGCGCGGGGGGCGGACCTCCCGCTGATCCCGGCGAGCACCCTCAAGCTCGTCATGGCGGCCTCGGTGCTCGTGGACCGGGGCGGGGCGGGGTGGTGGAGTACCGAACTCACCGTTCCCGCCGCCGAGGTGGGCCGGGCCCGCGTCTCCCACCTCACGCTGCGGGGCGGGGCCGACCCGACCCTGAGCGTGGCGAGCGGCCCCAACAGCCTGCGTTCGCTGGCCAAACAGGCTTATGCGCGCGGCGTGCGGGAGGTCGGCGGCGTGCGGCTGGACGAGACGGGGCTGGACGCGGGCACCTGGCGGGGCCTCGCGCTCGGTGTGCCCATGACGCCGCTTCGCCTGGCCGACTGGCATAACCGCCCCCCCCTCTCGGCGGGCGAGGCCCGTGCCCGGGTGGGGGCGGCGCTGATCACGGAGTTGCGCCGGGCGGGAATTCGGGTCCTTTCGGGGGCGGTCGGCACGGCTTCCCCCTTCCGGCCGTACATCCCGCCTCCCCGGAGCGACGAGCGGGGCAGGCCGTTGCCTCCCGACCCGTTCGTCCCGGTGCCCCGCCGCCCGGAGCAGGGGGTGGCCTCGGTTCGCAGCGCCTCGCCCTCCTCGGTGCTGGCCGCCACCCTGCGGCCCAGCGACAACCTCCGCGCCGAGGAGCTGCTCGCCACGCTGGCGGTTCGGCCGGTCGGCAACGGCACGCTGGGGGGCGCCCTGAGCCGCGAGCGGGCCGCGCTGCGCCGGTTTGGCGTGGACCTGACGGGCGTTCGCCTCGCCGACGGCAGCGGGCTGAGCCGGGAAAACCGCCTGACCCCGCGCGCGCTCGTGGAGTTGCTGGGGGTCATGTATCACCTGCCCTATCCGCAGGGCCAGCCCGGCGCCGAGTTGCCGGACGCCACCTACCGCGCGCGGCGCAACGCCTTCGCCGAGGCCCTTCCCCAGGCCGGGACCGGGGAGAACGTTCCCGGGCACGGTGGGCGCGGGGGCACGTTGGCGCTGCGGCTGCGGGGCAGCGGGCTGGACGTGCGGGCCAAGACGGGCACGCTGCCGGGGGTGAGCGCGCTGGCCGGGTATGTGACGGGGAGGAGTGGGCATACCCTCGCCTTCGCGCTGCTGATGAATGGGCCGGAGGACAGCCCGATCCTCACGTTGCGGGAGGTGCAGGACCGGGTGGTGAGGGCGGTGGCGGCGGCGCATTAA
- a CDS encoding SDR family oxidoreductase, whose protein sequence is MTQPHDPSTTFRPDLLTGKHALITGGGSGINLGIARSFAAHGCAVTILGRNLEKAQNAARGIEEAGGRALGVSADVRDFAALQAAAGAGVDAFGPLDIVIAGAAGNFPAPVDGISPNGFKSVVDIDLLGTYNTIKACAPHLRLPGANILSISAYGVPVPMQAHVVAAKAGVDALTQTLAVEWGLRGVRVNAIIPGPIDGTEGMARLAPDERTRQQFIDTVPLGRFGVPQDIANAALFLVSDAASYVTGVILPVDGGQNMLGGAPQYAMYLRMQKAEG, encoded by the coding sequence ATGACCCAGCCCCACGATCCCTCCACCACCTTCCGCCCCGACCTCCTGACCGGCAAGCACGCCCTGATTACGGGCGGGGGCAGCGGCATCAACCTCGGCATCGCGCGGAGTTTCGCCGCCCACGGCTGCGCGGTGACCATCCTGGGCCGCAATCTCGAAAAGGCGCAGAACGCGGCCCGGGGCATCGAGGAGGCGGGCGGGCGGGCGCTGGGCGTGTCCGCCGACGTTCGGGACTTCGCGGCCCTCCAGGCGGCGGCGGGGGCGGGGGTGGACGCTTTCGGGCCGCTCGACATCGTGATCGCGGGGGCAGCGGGGAACTTCCCGGCCCCGGTGGACGGCATCTCGCCCAACGGGTTCAAGAGCGTGGTGGACATCGACCTGTTGGGCACCTACAACACGATCAAGGCGTGCGCGCCGCACCTGCGGCTGCCCGGGGCGAACATCCTCTCCATCAGCGCGTACGGGGTGCCCGTGCCCATGCAGGCGCACGTGGTCGCGGCCAAGGCGGGGGTGGACGCGCTGACGCAGACGCTCGCGGTCGAGTGGGGCCTGCGCGGGGTGCGGGTGAACGCGATCATCCCCGGTCCCATCGACGGCACCGAGGGGATGGCCCGCCTCGCCCCCGACGAGCGGACCCGGCAGCAGTTCATCGACACGGTGCCGCTGGGCCGCTTCGGGGTGCCGCAGGACATCGCCAATGCGGCGCTCTTCCTGGTGTCCGACGCCGCGAGCTACGTGACGGGCGTGATCCTGCCCGTGGACGGCGGGCAGAACATGCTGGGCGGCGCGCCCCAGTACGCGATGTACCTGCGGATGCAGAAGGCGGAAGGCTAG
- a CDS encoding enoyl-CoA hydratase/isomerase family protein: protein MTDESVRLTREGEVATLTLAHPKGAFGPATWREVPLALRELEGVRALIVRGERHFSVGLDVAATAPIIAPALGDPAKFRAVVDEMHAAIEGLAALPIPVIAAIDGWCIGAGLELAAACDLRLCSAGARFSLPEVKLGITADLGGLQRLPGLIGRGRAAHLALTGEPIDAQTAERWGLVTEVLPDADALYARAQDLAAHLAALPPRALEGTKRTLQGGLPHAESLAAAVEWNARHMTVDGLSAALKKA, encoded by the coding sequence ATGACCGACGAGAGTGTGCGCCTGACCCGCGAGGGGGAGGTGGCGACCCTGACCCTGGCCCACCCCAAGGGGGCGTTCGGCCCGGCGACCTGGCGGGAGGTGCCCCTGGCCCTGCGTGAATTGGAGGGTGTTCGCGCGCTGATCGTGCGCGGCGAGCGGCACTTCAGCGTGGGGCTGGACGTGGCGGCGACCGCGCCCATCATCGCCCCGGCACTGGGGGACCCGGCCAAGTTCAGGGCCGTCGTGGACGAGATGCACGCGGCCATCGAGGGGTTGGCGGCCCTGCCGATCCCCGTGATCGCCGCCATCGACGGGTGGTGCATCGGCGCGGGCCTGGAACTTGCCGCCGCCTGCGACCTGCGGCTGTGTAGCGCCGGGGCCCGGTTCAGCCTGCCGGAGGTGAAATTGGGAATCACCGCCGACCTCGGTGGCCTCCAGCGCCTGCCGGGGTTGATCGGCCGGGGCCGGGCGGCGCACCTCGCCCTGACGGGGGAACCTATCGACGCCCAGACTGCCGAACGCTGGGGCCTGGTGACGGAGGTTCTACCCGATGCGGACGCGCTGTATGCCCGCGCCCAGGACCTCGCCGCCCACCTCGCCGCGCTGCCCCCGAGGGCTTTGGAGGGCACCAAGCGTACCCTGCAGGGCGGCCTTCCCCACGCCGAGAGCCTCGCCGCCGCCGTGGAGTGGAACGCCCGGCACATGACGGTGGACGGGCTGTCCGCCGCCCTGAAAAAAGCCTGA
- a CDS encoding NUDIX domain-containing protein, whose translation MRIVVAGILEREGPGGVRQVLVGARSSPAWAAGLWEFPGGKVEDGETPGEALAREWREELGAEVEAGGEVYRRELDTPVGPFLLVALRVRLLAEEPRPLEHRALAWVAPADLTRLKLLPSNVPIASVLNEEP comes from the coding sequence ATGCGAATCGTCGTGGCGGGCATTCTGGAACGCGAGGGGCCGGGCGGGGTGCGGCAGGTACTGGTGGGCGCCCGGTCCTCCCCCGCGTGGGCGGCGGGCCTGTGGGAGTTTCCCGGCGGCAAGGTGGAGGACGGCGAGACGCCGGGCGAGGCCCTGGCCCGCGAGTGGCGCGAGGAACTCGGCGCCGAGGTGGAGGCGGGGGGAGAGGTCTACCGCCGGGAGCTGGACACCCCGGTGGGGCCTTTCCTGCTCGTGGCGCTGCGGGTGCGCCTGCTGGCGGAGGAACCGCGCCCGCTGGAACACCGCGCCCTCGCCTGGGTCGCCCCCGCCGACCTGACCCGCTTGAAACTGCTGCCCAGCAACGTGCCCATCGCGTCGGTCTTGAATGAGGAGCCGTAA
- the pdxY gene encoding pyridoxal kinase PdxY — protein sequence MTASLTPAPPPNILSIQSWVSYGHVGNAAAVFPLQRLGFEVWPIHTVQFSNHTGYGAWTGTVFPPELVADLLNGIEARGVLSHCDAVLSGYMGSEGTVSAVVEAVRRVRAANPAALYCCDPVMGDVGRGVFVRPELPDLIRSQAVPEADIVTPNQFELELLTGRGVKTLPEALEAARLLRERLRGGGPRIVVVTSLVRQDAPEGVIETLAVTGEGAWLCRTPLIPLDPPRNGTGDAIAALFLGQYLRAGDAARALSLSMSALYALLDLTHRMGTREIQLVAAQDEYARPGQVFGAERVA from the coding sequence ATGACTGCCTCCCTCACGCCCGCCCCGCCGCCCAACATCCTGAGCATCCAGTCGTGGGTGAGTTACGGGCACGTGGGGAACGCCGCCGCCGTGTTCCCCCTGCAACGCCTGGGCTTCGAGGTCTGGCCCATCCACACCGTCCAGTTCTCCAATCACACCGGCTACGGCGCGTGGACGGGCACCGTGTTCCCGCCCGAACTCGTGGCCGACCTGCTGAACGGCATTGAGGCGCGGGGGGTCCTCTCCCACTGCGACGCCGTCCTGAGCGGCTACATGGGCTCGGAGGGCACCGTGAGCGCCGTCGTGGAGGCCGTGCGCCGGGTGCGGGCCGCCAACCCCGCCGCCCTGTACTGCTGCGACCCCGTGATGGGCGACGTGGGGCGCGGCGTCTTCGTGCGGCCCGAGCTGCCCGACCTGATCCGTTCCCAGGCTGTCCCCGAGGCCGACATCGTGACCCCCAACCAGTTCGAGCTGGAGCTGCTGACGGGCCGGGGCGTGAAAACGTTGCCCGAGGCCCTGGAGGCGGCCCGGCTCCTGCGCGAGCGGCTGCGGGGGGGCGGTCCGCGAATCGTGGTCGTGACCAGCCTGGTGCGGCAGGACGCGCCGGAGGGGGTGATCGAGACGCTCGCCGTGACCGGGGAGGGGGCCTGGCTGTGCCGCACGCCGCTGATCCCCCTGGACCCGCCGCGCAACGGCACCGGGGACGCCATCGCCGCCCTGTTTCTGGGGCAGTACCTGAGGGCGGGGGACGCCGCGCGGGCCCTCAGCCTGAGCATGAGCGCCCTGTATGCCCTCCTCGACCTGACCCACCGGATGGGCACCCGTGAGATTCAACTCGTCGCCGCGCAGGACGAGTACGCGCGGCCGGGTCAAGTGTTCGGGGCGGAACGGGTGGCGTGA
- a CDS encoding BON domain-containing protein, translated as MTRYRDDRFMRDDRRYDDRSGDDRYGNRSRPGDDRSGMDRDPTGMGYGYGAAGRAYDQDYGQRQMPGQSGRSQDMSGGQDYRYADDSYGSMGGGQYQGQSQGGSYQGQGGQGSYQGQYQGQGGQYQGGQYGGGQSGSTMVFGAGTGGMSGSGQPGYGQSQGYSQGQMSGQSGMGGMGMGGHRGKGPRGYQRSDDRIREMVNDALEDDDHIDASDIEVQVQNGEVTLTGTVTDRQQKRRAEDVIENLRGVRDVHNQLRVQSQGLMGQAGMGSSGMGQSMSGGSSRMGQSGMSGTSGMGLTSETESSDQSGMDRLSGGSSTDPSKNDNSTGTFGNMTTGGDNDNRR; from the coding sequence ATGACCCGCTACCGCGACGACCGTTTCATGCGTGACGACCGCCGTTATGACGACCGTTCCGGCGATGACCGGTACGGCAACCGCTCCCGCCCTGGGGATGACCGCTCCGGGATGGACCGCGACCCCACGGGCATGGGTTACGGCTACGGGGCGGCGGGCCGTGCTTACGATCAGGACTATGGGCAGCGCCAGATGCCGGGCCAGTCTGGCCGCAGCCAGGACATGTCGGGCGGCCAGGACTACCGCTATGCCGACGACAGCTACGGCAGCATGGGCGGTGGGCAGTATCAGGGTCAGTCCCAGGGGGGCTCGTACCAGGGACAGGGTGGGCAAGGCTCCTATCAGGGGCAATACCAGGGACAGGGGGGCCAGTACCAGGGGGGGCAGTACGGGGGCGGCCAGTCCGGGAGCACGATGGTGTTCGGTGCCGGAACGGGCGGCATGAGCGGTTCGGGCCAGCCGGGTTACGGGCAGAGTCAGGGCTACAGCCAGGGCCAGATGTCCGGCCAGTCGGGAATGGGCGGCATGGGGATGGGGGGTCACCGGGGCAAGGGTCCCCGGGGCTACCAGCGCAGCGACGACCGTATCCGCGAGATGGTGAATGACGCGCTGGAGGACGATGACCACATTGACGCCAGCGACATCGAGGTGCAGGTCCAGAACGGGGAGGTCACCCTGACCGGCACCGTCACCGACCGTCAGCAGAAGCGCCGGGCCGAGGACGTGATCGAGAACCTGCGCGGCGTGAGGGACGTGCACAACCAGCTCCGCGTCCAGAGCCAGGGCCTGATGGGGCAGGCCGGGATGGGCAGCTCCGGCATGGGCCAGTCCATGAGCGGCGGGTCGAGCCGCATGGGTCAGTCGGGGATGAGCGGCACCTCCGGCATGGGGCTCACGAGCGAGACCGAGTCGAGCGACCAGTCGGGCATGGACCGGCTGAGCGGCGGCAGCTCCACCGACCCCAGCAAGAACGACAACTCGACGGGCACGTTCGGCAACATGACGACGGGCGGCGACAACGACAACCGCCGTTGA
- a CDS encoding 2-oxoglutarate dehydrogenase E1 component yields MTQSQTIMSGGNAAFIEGLYEAYLADPQSVDPEWRAYFDELRGGAKETAHSAVQQAFYELGTQRRGQAVLPVPQGVSGAQQAAGALVTAYRVYGHISAHMNPLKMRGLPVVPELTPEYYGLSQADLGEYVQEGSFRGPLRDVIEQLQQTYCGAIGFEFNYLPAPERKWFQDRIEPTRGRGQYTPEERRRLMTKLNAAEGLERYLHVKYVGQKRFSLEGSESFIPLLDRIIQQAGRYGVKETVIGMAHRGRLNVLVNIFGKKPSDLFAEFEGKKKLSDNPDIAGDVKYHMGYSSDVRTPGGPMHLALAFNPSHLEIVSPVVHGSVRARQDRRGDTERKLVLPVTVHGDAAVSGQGVVMETLNLSRLRGFTTGGAVRIVINNQIGFTVSDPRDTRSSRYCTDVAKIANAPVLHVNGDDPEAVAFCGDLALEYRQTFGKDVFIDLISFRRHGHNEADDPTMTQPIMYREIKAHPGTRALYAQQLEQAGVLKGGEGDALVERYRDQLDAGDAVVEEIENLEQSKLAADWRDYVNTHWTDDTPTAVPQQKLTELGLKLAEVPEGFALHRGVARVMEARKAMARGEQPLDWGMGEMLAYATLLVEGYSVRLDGQDSGRGTFVHRHAVLHNQNAQDPMNEEYVSLAHLAPDQGRVEIVDSTLSEEAVVAFEYGYSTSEPKALVAWEAQFGDFANGAQVVIDQFLSAGESKWQRLSGLTLLLPHGYEGAGPEHSSARLERYLQLCAQKNMQVVVPSNAAQIFHLLRRQVLRPYRKPLIVMTPKSLLRNKLAMSPLSELAEGRFQEVIGDDTVRKARRVVISSGKLHWELFEARGANEEGYAGTALIRLEQLYPFPADALRAELAGHPGAEVVWAQEEPENQGAWLMIWEDLEKVLAEGQTLTHASRPRAASTAAGYASVHTQEQARVIADALGEPVTRKDAEVQVKAVPQATAQS; encoded by the coding sequence ATGACGCAGTCGCAAACCATCATGTCCGGCGGGAACGCGGCCTTTATCGAGGGGCTGTACGAGGCGTACCTGGCCGACCCGCAGAGTGTGGACCCCGAGTGGCGCGCGTATTTCGACGAGCTGCGCGGGGGCGCGAAGGAAACCGCGCACTCGGCCGTGCAGCAGGCCTTCTACGAGCTGGGCACCCAGCGCCGGGGGCAGGCCGTCCTCCCCGTGCCGCAGGGCGTCAGCGGGGCGCAGCAGGCGGCGGGCGCCCTCGTCACCGCGTACCGGGTCTACGGCCACATCAGCGCCCACATGAACCCGCTGAAGATGCGCGGCCTCCCGGTCGTGCCCGAACTCACGCCGGAGTATTACGGCCTCTCGCAGGCGGACCTGGGCGAGTACGTGCAGGAGGGTTCCTTCCGGGGGCCGCTGCGCGACGTGATCGAGCAGCTCCAGCAGACGTACTGCGGGGCCATCGGCTTCGAGTTCAACTACCTGCCCGCCCCCGAGCGCAAGTGGTTCCAGGACCGCATCGAGCCCACCCGGGGCCGCGGCCAGTACACGCCCGAGGAGCGCCGCCGCCTGATGACGAAGCTCAACGCCGCCGAGGGCCTGGAGCGTTACCTGCACGTCAAGTACGTGGGCCAGAAGCGGTTTTCCCTGGAGGGGAGCGAGAGCTTCATCCCCCTGCTCGACCGCATCATCCAGCAGGCGGGCCGCTACGGGGTGAAGGAGACGGTCATCGGGATGGCGCACCGGGGCCGCCTGAACGTCCTGGTGAACATCTTCGGCAAGAAGCCCTCCGACCTCTTCGCGGAGTTCGAGGGCAAGAAGAAGCTCAGCGACAACCCCGACATCGCGGGCGACGTGAAGTACCACATGGGGTATTCGAGCGACGTGCGGACGCCCGGCGGCCCCATGCACCTCGCGCTCGCCTTCAACCCCAGCCACCTGGAGATCGTGTCGCCCGTCGTCCACGGTTCCGTGCGCGCCCGCCAGGATCGCCGGGGTGACACCGAGCGTAAGCTGGTCCTCCCGGTCACCGTCCACGGCGACGCCGCCGTGAGTGGGCAGGGCGTGGTCATGGAGACGCTCAACCTCTCGCGGCTGCGCGGCTTCACGACGGGCGGCGCCGTCCGCATCGTCATCAACAACCAGATCGGCTTCACGGTGAGCGACCCGCGCGACACCCGCTCCAGCCGGTACTGCACCGACGTGGCCAAGATCGCCAACGCGCCCGTGCTGCACGTGAACGGCGACGACCCGGAGGCGGTGGCCTTCTGCGGCGACCTCGCGCTGGAGTACCGCCAGACCTTCGGCAAGGACGTGTTCATCGACCTGATCTCCTTCCGCCGTCACGGTCACAACGAGGCGGACGACCCCACCATGACCCAGCCCATCATGTACCGGGAGATCAAGGCGCACCCCGGCACCCGCGCCCTGTACGCCCAGCAGCTCGAACAGGCGGGCGTGTTGAAGGGCGGCGAGGGCGACGCGCTCGTGGAGCGGTACCGCGACCAGCTCGACGCCGGGGATGCCGTGGTCGAGGAGATCGAGAACCTGGAGCAGAGCAAACTCGCCGCCGACTGGCGCGACTACGTGAACACCCACTGGACGGACGACACGCCGACCGCCGTGCCGCAGCAGAAGCTGACGGAACTGGGGCTGAAGCTCGCCGAGGTGCCGGAGGGCTTCGCGCTGCACCGCGGCGTGGCGCGCGTGATGGAGGCGAGAAAGGCGATGGCGCGCGGCGAGCAGCCCCTCGACTGGGGCATGGGCGAGATGCTGGCCTACGCGACCCTCCTCGTGGAGGGCTACAGCGTCCGGCTGGACGGCCAGGACTCGGGGCGCGGCACCTTCGTCCACCGCCACGCCGTGCTGCACAACCAGAACGCGCAGGACCCCATGAACGAGGAGTACGTCAGCCTCGCGCACCTCGCGCCGGACCAGGGCCGGGTGGAGATCGTGGATTCCACCCTCTCGGAGGAGGCCGTCGTCGCCTTCGAGTACGGCTACTCGACCTCCGAGCCCAAGGCGCTCGTCGCGTGGGAGGCGCAGTTCGGCGACTTCGCCAACGGGGCGCAGGTCGTGATCGACCAGTTCCTCAGCGCGGGCGAGAGCAAGTGGCAGCGCCTCAGCGGGCTCACGCTGCTCCTCCCCCACGGGTACGAGGGCGCGGGGCCGGAGCACTCCAGCGCCCGGCTGGAGCGCTACCTGCAACTGTGCGCCCAGAAGAACATGCAGGTCGTGGTCCCCAGCAACGCCGCCCAGATCTTCCACCTGCTGCGCCGCCAGGTGCTGCGGCCCTACCGCAAGCCCCTGATCGTGATGACGCCCAAGAGCCTGCTCCGCAACAAGCTCGCCATGAGCCCGCTCTCCGAGTTGGCCGAGGGCCGCTTTCAGGAGGTCATCGGCGACGACACCGTGCGGAAGGCTCGCCGGGTCGTCATCTCCTCCGGCAAGCTGCACTGGGAGCTGTTCGAGGCGCGGGGCGCGAACGAGGAGGGCTACGCGGGCACGGCGCTCATCCGGCTGGAGCAGCTCTACCCCTTCCCGGCGGACGCCCTGCGGGCCGAACTCGCGGGGCACCCCGGCGCCGAGGTCGTCTGGGCGCAGGAGGAGCCCGAGAACCAGGGCGCGTGGCTGATGATCTGGGAGGACCTGGAAAAGGTCCTGGCCGAGGGGCAGACCCTGACGCACGCCAGCCGCCCGCGCGCCGCCAGCACCGCCGCCGGGTACGCGAGCGTCCACACCCAGGAGCAGGCGCGGGTGATCGCCGACGCGCTGGGCGAGCCGGTGACCCGCAAGGACGCCGAGGTGCAGGTCAAGGCGGTCCCGCAGGCCACAGCGCAGAGCTGA